From the genome of Candidatus Neomarinimicrobiota bacterium, one region includes:
- a CDS encoding AAA family ATPase yields MEYYEELGLRKEPFSTSPDPDFFFYSQEHKECIQRLEINIRLKRGLSVILGDVGTGKTTLSRMIIKLFDTFSSQYDFHLILDPAFESEFEFVKNLASVFDIKDTARSTFEYKMLVENFLYKRAVEENKVVVLVVDEGQKLTSLHIEALRTLLNYETNDFKLLQLIILAQSEFMVKIKRQPNFLDRISLGYVINPINEEDTKGLIEYRLKKAGYRGKYPLFSDEAVSKIYQYTQGYPRKITQFCHNVLIELLRNGKEQVEEDMVVSVIRKESPWHV; encoded by the coding sequence ATGGAATATTATGAAGAGCTGGGTTTAAGGAAGGAACCGTTTTCGACGTCTCCCGATCCTGATTTCTTTTTTTACTCGCAGGAACACAAGGAATGTATCCAGAGATTAGAGATAAATATCAGGTTGAAAAGGGGTCTCAGCGTGATTCTCGGTGACGTAGGGACAGGAAAGACCACTCTCAGCAGGATGATCATCAAACTTTTTGATACATTCTCAAGCCAGTATGACTTTCACCTCATTCTTGATCCTGCCTTTGAGTCGGAGTTCGAGTTTGTTAAGAATCTGGCATCTGTTTTCGATATCAAGGACACCGCAAGATCGACTTTCGAGTACAAAATGCTGGTCGAAAATTTCTTGTATAAAAGGGCAGTCGAAGAGAACAAGGTTGTTGTACTTGTTGTGGACGAGGGTCAAAAGCTGACTTCACTGCACATAGAGGCGCTTCGAACCCTCCTGAACTACGAGACGAATGATTTTAAATTGCTTCAGCTGATAATCCTGGCACAAAGCGAGTTCATGGTTAAGATAAAGCGTCAGCCTAATTTCCTTGACAGAATCAGCCTCGGTTATGTTATAAACCCTATAAACGAAGAGGATACGAAGGGGTTGATTGAATATCGTCTCAAAAAAGCGGGGTACAGGGGAAAATACCCGCTTTTCAGTGATGAAGCGGTATCCAAGATATATCAATACACGCAGGGTTATCCGAGGAAGATCACGCAATTTTGCCATAACGTCCTTATTGAATTGCTTCGTAACGGGAAAGAACAAGTCGAAGAAGATATGGTAGTTTCGGTCATAAGAAAAGAGAGTCCGTGGCATGTCTGA
- a CDS encoding MerR family transcriptional regulator has protein sequence MPVNNSIKDIYLIGDLARLTGFSVDTLNYYLRIELIKEKGRSMHNGYRYFNSETVETLIKIRELRAEHMPIRYIKRRIKDGIL, from the coding sequence GTGCCTGTTAATAATAGCATAAAAGATATTTACCTCATCGGAGACCTTGCCCGATTGACAGGATTCTCCGTAGATACACTTAATTACTATCTCCGGATCGAACTGATAAAAGAAAAGGGAAGAAGTATGCACAACGGCTACCGCTACTTCAACAGCGAGACAGTCGAAACATTAATAAAAATCAGAGAGTTGAGGGCGGAACATATGCCGATTCGCTATATCAAAAGAAGGATCAAAGATGGAATATTATGA